DNA from Castor canadensis chromosome 3, mCasCan1.hap1v2, whole genome shotgun sequence:
attgttattttgttttggatattttgtGTTAATCTTATTAATCCAGTTAATAAAAATTTCCCTCCAGTGCTAAGTATCAAAATTCAAGAAACCATAGAATTATTACAGAATGTTTGGTCGCTCCCATAATCAGTTTAATGTAGCCATTGAAAACTTAATTCAcagctgtaattttttttcttttatacaaatACAAGTTAATTAGTCTATTTCAgttgcaattttttatttttataaaactttgcAAAATATAAACACGGAAACTTTTAAGAATCTCCTAAGctttttacataagtaaatttcaAGTTCACAGTCTGTTCATTTGAACTATTTACTATTAACAGGAGACCTTAACACAACATCTCAGACAAGAAGGCATTAATTCTGCAGGCAGGTAGCAATGCTAAACCTGAAGAGTCACTGACCATCTCCTTACACAGTTTGAGTAAAAGATGTTGGCTACAGAATGAACTAAAAGTGAACACAGCTCTACTTTATACAAGTCTTTGAGGTCTATCCATAACATCAAGAAAAACTTAGGGCTAtccatctctcaaagaaaaaaaatctattttaattttaaattggaaaaaaaaaagatggcaattTGCAAGCAAAACAAAGCCAGATTCACATTCTATTTACATGTTTTTGTATTCACAggtcaaaattaaaatgtttcattagataattaaaaataaacactttcaaAAATGCATTTTACTGCATCAATACTGCTGTAGAAACTCTGAATTTAAGAAAGGCTCTCTAAAGCAAAATTAGCTTAACTTTGCGGGGGCCAACTGGTCTATCATTTAGATCTTTAATGGCAGCCATAGCTTCATTATAGTTTATCATAGCAACAATGGCTTCTCCTGTGGGTAATCCTTGCTCGTTATACTGTATTGAAACTGAATCAGGTATGATTCTATAACCATGGAAAAAGTCTAAAATTTCATTAACATTAGCTTTAAATGGAAGATTCATTATCTTAATAGGAATTACTCTACCTGAGCCACAATTTAATTTTGGATCAGGCATAAATCTCCCCTCAGGAAAACCTCCCATATTACGCTTTCCAAAATCAAACTTGCCACCTTCTGGACGACCAAAATTCACGAAAGAACGATGACTTCTAAAATCATCAGGTGGGCTCCTAAAGTCCTCACTGGGAGGTCTAAAATTGCCAGGAAGTCTAGGGTCCTCCTCTGGAACTTCCCTGAGGTCTTCCTCAGGGAGCTGCCTGAAGTCCTCATCAGAAGGGCATCTCAAATCATCTTCCTGGGGGCTCCTGAAGTCCTCATCAGGAGGGCCCCTGAAGTTTTCATCTGGCATATGCCTGAAATCTTCCTCTCGGGAGCGCCTGAAATGCTCCTGAGGTGGCCGCCTAAGGTGCTCTTGGGGCAGCCTCCTGAAGTGCTCCTGGGGTGGCCTCCTAAAGTACTCCTGAGGTGGCCTCCTGAAGTGCTCCTGGAGTGGCCTCCTGAAATGCTCCGGGGGTGGCCGTCGGAAATGCTCCAGGGGTGACCTCCTAAAGTCTGCCTCAGGGGAATGCCTGAAATCCTCCTCGGGGAGTCGCCTGAACTCTTCTTCCCTAGGGTGCCTGAAGTCCTCCTCCTCCAGAGGGCATCTGAAGTCTTCCTCCTCCCAAGGACGCCTGAAACCCTCCTCTGGTGGCCGCCTGAAGTCTTCTTCAGGGGGCTGTCTGAAATCCTCCTCCAGTGGCCATCTCCAATCGTCCTCAAGAGGCCGTCTCCAGTCTTCTTCCCGAGGGTGCCTGAAGTCTTCTTCAGGAGGCCGTCTGAAGTGCTCCTCTCGAGGGTGCCTAAAGTCCTCTGGGGAATGCCTGAAGTCCTCCGTAGGAAACCTGAAGTCCTCTGGAGAATGCCTGAAGTCTTCTGGAGGGTGCCTTTCAGGCTGTCGGAAATATCCCTGGGGATGTTTGGAGTTCCCCAGTTGCCTCAAGTCCTCTAGCTGGTATCTAAAGTTTTCAGAAGGGCCAAATGAGTATACAGGTCGGTCTTTTGAGCCAAATAAATGGGAATGGTCATCTCTATCACATGACTGAGAACGGGCTTGCATTTTCTCATTGGTCATCAAGGAAAAATTTACACCAAACTCCTGCATTTGTGCCTCAGATATAAGTCTTAATAATACCTCTGTCCCTAAGAATCTTCGTCGGTTTAAGCGTTCAGCTTTCATGGCCTGTTCTTCTGATTTAAATTTCACCAATGCTTCTCCCAGACCAACTCCTTTGTCATCATAAAGCAAGTAAATATCATCCTCAGCAAGGGAGAAGTCTGCAAAGAACTTTTGCACTTCAACTTTTGTAACATCAAATGGAAAATTTCTTATATAGATGCATAGCTTCTGGCCAGGATAGCCTTCTTGAGAGTATTTTTGTGAAACATGTCCAGGTCTCTCTTTTTCTACTGaccctggtcttttcttttcatAACATTCAATAAATTTCAGCATTTGCTTTCTAGAAACTGGATCAATAAGCACTGGACGATATTGTAAAACAGTCTTATGTAAACCTAGTGCAGTATTATAGTCTTTTAAAGTCTTGAACATCACAAAAGCATACCGTgtccttttttcatctttatataaGAACCTAATCTGATCATTAGTCAGATCAGTATCTCTAAAGAAATTTCTTAAATCTCTCTTGTTAATACTTAGGGACAGATTTTTTAAGTGAACATAAAATCCAAGAGGGGAGCGAGAGCGTGTTCTTCTGGGAGATTTCGAATGAGACAGTTTTCGAAAATGTCTATCATTAATTCCTCTTGGAGGAGAATGTTCTTCAGATCTCAGAGAAGCATCACCCCCCTTAATTGTGTTACCACCAAATTCAATCCACTGGTGCTCTGAGCCCTGCATTACTTCTATAAATCTTGAACCCATAAAACTTCTATGGCATTTAAGACCTCCTGAAGCATCAACACATGAAGCAAATTTTACTATGGCATCGCCATTATTTCGACCATCATGATGTTTTAAGAAAATTACTCCATCCACACACAAACCAGAGAAAAAGACACGTACGTCATCTTCATTTACTAAGTAAGGCAAACCTCGTAGAAACAAATAAGGATTCTCAGCCTTTGATGGCCTTGTCTTTCTTGGCCTTAAATCATCATGTCCTGTACCATTAGTATGAAACCCAGCATCTTGATTAATTGAAGAGCCATATCCGGAATTACTTTTATCTTCTTTCAAAGTCTCAATAAAATTAGATAGTTTTCCAACCCCTGATGCCCCAGATCCTGGTCGCCCTCTTCCTACACGAtcacttcttttcatttctatagTCTTCTGCATTTCTGCCTTGCTACTAAGAAAGAGCTCTACAGATGAATCCTTGATAAACCCTCCTGAACGACTTATGGCACGTCTTGCATCTTCGTCtgttgcaaaaataataaaagcctcCCCAACTTCCCCTCCAATTATATGCACTCCTCCATCAGGAATAGTCAATCCCTTGAAGAAGTGACGAATATCCACAGGCCCCGCAATAAAAGGAAGCCCCAGTAAACGGATGACTACAGCCATGCTGAGCTCAAACCACAGCAATAATGACCTGCAGACAAAAAGGTACACATAATAGCAAGTCTTACTCTTGAAGTACCTTAGCCCAAACAAAGCTTAATAATTACCTGGTTCCTGCCTCCTTCAGCATTCATAAATGAAGATAAGATACAAGTTCATAAAAATATTGGTCATTTCTAATTCTTAAATAAAGAATATACTTTCTCCTATCTAAACATACAAATAAACCAACTACCTTGAAACATTTCATGTCATCCACCCTATATAATAGGAATATCAAAACTATCAAATCTTCCTTTGTAAGTCTGCCAAATGCTATCTCACAACAAGACCACACTACTTTCAAACTCATTTAGAAACATGTCTGTCTCCTAATGAAATTTGAGAGATAAAAGTATTTTACCAATCACAATTTTACATATTTAGAAAAGCCATCTATGGTCTGTATATAATTTCTGCTCATTATATTTAGTTGCCTACCACCAGTGTATCACTGGTCAGATATAAAGAACAAAAGCCATGGGTACCAAGATGTACTAATTTACTTTATCTGATTTGTCAAGCTTCTGTGAAAAGCCTTCAACTCTGGATGTTgtcttaccttttctttttatttcttggagACCTGTTAATTCTGTAAAAGCAACTTAactgtggaaagaaaatgaaatataattaatCTCTGAAGCTTGTATTTGATCTCAATGCCAGATTAGGATATCCACTTCAAAAGTGAAGCAACATAGGGAACCACAATTATGGGCATTACAGAATGGTCTTCTTTGTGCCAAGGGGAAACTATGAGTAGGCAAAAAGGAAGTATAAAACCCAAATAGACATCTGCAcggtgtttaaaaataaaaatgtggtgAAAATCAATCATACTACTTGGTAGGAAATAGCATAAAAAATGAGAGAACTGTTATATATTTTGAGTCCAGTGGTGGTTACATAGCTGTATGAACTTATCAAAGCTCATTGAATTCTATCCTTAAGTTCTATGAATTCTTatgtacaaaagttttttacatcTACTTTAAAAGGAAACTGTTCTACAAGGgaaatatcaatttaaaaacataaatattaaaaaagaccTATCACTTCCCCTGGTGAAAAGCCAAACATCTAGTTCATGTATGTCCAACTCTCTCACTATTCTCCACCTTTACAAAACATAAAGCCAAGTCAAATTAACAAAACCACCATTAGAAATGACTCAAGGTATAAAATACCAAAGCTTGAAAttcaaaaatcactttttaaataagTCTAAACCAATGTCTGCATGACAAAATACCAAATTTCACTGCTCCGATATAATTAAGGCAAATATAATATCCCTAAATCAAAAGCTGAACACCACTCCTTATTTAATATGCCTAAAACAGTAACTATTACAATtcatctcaaagagaaaatgttgaaATAACCTTATTCCACTTCAAAAACTATCCTGCTCCAGTGGTACACTGCCTatctagcaagcgcaaggccctgagttcaacccgcagtattgccaaaaacactATCCTGCATTCTACTGAGGAAACCTAAataacaatgtagaaaataaaaatttattaatttggaaTGTTGAAACCACCAAAATTAGCTGCTGAAAAATTTCaatctaataattttttaatgaaatttgcaTCTAACCTTTCATTGATACCAAAACTAACAATATTTAATGAAGTCTCAGCGAATAAATTTTTAACACTTGTCAAATTAATAATCataattaagatatttttaatgtgcAAATAATGTTGCTTTAGTCACTAAGTACCCTGTCCCCCCAAAATGGGATCTGGAGACATATTCCTTGAAGATCTAAAAggtttgttttccttaaaaatctaCAGATTAAGCTTTTTAAGCTTATAAGATAACCTAGTAAAGACATTAAGAAATTACTTGGCACATCCTACCTCTAGAAAATATTAGTGTGATTTACTATATAataactgcacacacacaaaaacatataAGCCTACTTTCTTCACTGAATATTCACACAGAACATGTCAACAAAAACTACAGGCCTATGGAACACTTGAAACGTTAAAATTTCAAGATTCCTACGTAAACTggcattaaaaaaattgaaaatacattAGAAAGCAGTTTAAGACATGTATCATCTTGCCTGTCCTAAActctttttaaacattaaaaagggATTTATCCTGAGGACATAcatccatttacatatatgcaaaaCTAGACAGTTCATTATGTTAAACTCAAAAAGCTCTAGTGTTCAAAcagtagtggctcacacctgtcatcctatttattcaggaggcaaagatcaagaggaccaTGACTtgagaacagcccaggcaaatagttcttgagaccctatctcgaaaatacttgacacaaaaagggctggtggctcaagtggtaaagcaccttcctagcaagcaaaggctgagttcaagccccagtaccgccaaaaaaataaataactctagGAACATAAATCCTCCCTGACTTAAAATCTAAGTATCTTAAAGTATTTTAATTAAGTTTCATGAGCACAAATCTCACGAATTCCAGTTCATTTTAATTGGCCAGTTACATTATAACTAATACAATTGTCTAACTTGCTATAGTAGGGTAATGTATCATTTACTCCTCTACAGTAACATCTAAGATACCACCTTGGAGAGACCAACTCTCAAAATGAGTACTTCTCCTGTAGTTCCAACATACCCTTTTCCTTAAACAAAATCTCCAAAAATTCTATTACATTAGATTGCAC
Protein-coding regions in this window:
- the Rbm12b gene encoding RNA-binding protein 12B isoform X1, with translation MPSDDSRVTMVDAVGKSCALWIRLHVQFLLGTMALRTHASNFYFNHLHRKVRSPQESLWTGLSCFYRINRSPRNKKKRSLLLWFELSMAVVIRLLGLPFIAGPVDIRHFFKGLTIPDGGVHIIGGEVGEAFIIFATDEDARRAISRSGGFIKDSSVELFLSSKAEMQKTIEMKRSDRVGRGRPGSGASGVGKLSNFIETLKEDKSNSGYGSSINQDAGFHTNGTGHDDLRPRKTRPSKAENPYLFLRGLPYLVNEDDVRVFFSGLCVDGVIFLKHHDGRNNGDAIVKFASCVDASGGLKCHRSFMGSRFIEVMQGSEHQWIEFGGNTIKGGDASLRSEEHSPPRGINDRHFRKLSHSKSPRRTRSRSPLGFYVHLKNLSLSINKRDLRNFFRDTDLTNDQIRFLYKDEKRTRYAFVMFKTLKDYNTALGLHKTVLQYRPVLIDPVSRKQMLKFIECYEKKRPGSVEKERPGHVSQKYSQEGYPGQKLCIYIRNFPFDVTKVEVQKFFADFSLAEDDIYLLYDDKGVGLGEALVKFKSEEQAMKAERLNRRRFLGTEVLLRLISEAQMQEFGVNFSLMTNEKMQARSQSCDRDDHSHLFGSKDRPVYSFGPSENFRYQLEDLRQLGNSKHPQGYFRQPERHPPEDFRHSPEDFRFPTEDFRHSPEDFRHPREEHFRRPPEEDFRHPREEDWRRPLEDDWRWPLEEDFRQPPEEDFRRPPEEGFRRPWEEEDFRCPLEEEDFRHPREEEFRRLPEEDFRHSPEADFRRSPLEHFRRPPPEHFRRPLQEHFRRPPQEYFRRPPQEHFRRLPQEHLRRPPQEHFRRSREEDFRHMPDENFRGPPDEDFRSPQEDDLRCPSDEDFRQLPEEDLREVPEEDPRLPGNFRPPSEDFRSPPDDFRSHRSFVNFGRPEGGKFDFGKRNMGGFPEGRFMPDPKLNCGSGRVIPIKIMNLPFKANVNEILDFFHGYRIIPDSVSIQYNEQGLPTGEAIVAMINYNEAMAAIKDLNDRPVGPRKVKLILL
- the Rbm12b gene encoding RNA-binding protein 12B isoform X2; its protein translation is MAVVIRLLGLPFIAGPVDIRHFFKGLTIPDGGVHIIGGEVGEAFIIFATDEDARRAISRSGGFIKDSSVELFLSSKAEMQKTIEMKRSDRVGRGRPGSGASGVGKLSNFIETLKEDKSNSGYGSSINQDAGFHTNGTGHDDLRPRKTRPSKAENPYLFLRGLPYLVNEDDVRVFFSGLCVDGVIFLKHHDGRNNGDAIVKFASCVDASGGLKCHRSFMGSRFIEVMQGSEHQWIEFGGNTIKGGDASLRSEEHSPPRGINDRHFRKLSHSKSPRRTRSRSPLGFYVHLKNLSLSINKRDLRNFFRDTDLTNDQIRFLYKDEKRTRYAFVMFKTLKDYNTALGLHKTVLQYRPVLIDPVSRKQMLKFIECYEKKRPGSVEKERPGHVSQKYSQEGYPGQKLCIYIRNFPFDVTKVEVQKFFADFSLAEDDIYLLYDDKGVGLGEALVKFKSEEQAMKAERLNRRRFLGTEVLLRLISEAQMQEFGVNFSLMTNEKMQARSQSCDRDDHSHLFGSKDRPVYSFGPSENFRYQLEDLRQLGNSKHPQGYFRQPERHPPEDFRHSPEDFRFPTEDFRHSPEDFRHPREEHFRRPPEEDFRHPREEDWRRPLEDDWRWPLEEDFRQPPEEDFRRPPEEGFRRPWEEEDFRCPLEEEDFRHPREEEFRRLPEEDFRHSPEADFRRSPLEHFRRPPPEHFRRPLQEHFRRPPQEYFRRPPQEHFRRLPQEHLRRPPQEHFRRSREEDFRHMPDENFRGPPDEDFRSPQEDDLRCPSDEDFRQLPEEDLREVPEEDPRLPGNFRPPSEDFRSPPDDFRSHRSFVNFGRPEGGKFDFGKRNMGGFPEGRFMPDPKLNCGSGRVIPIKIMNLPFKANVNEILDFFHGYRIIPDSVSIQYNEQGLPTGEAIVAMINYNEAMAAIKDLNDRPVGPRKVKLILL